A single Euzebyales bacterium DNA region contains:
- the rpsP gene encoding 30S ribosomal protein S16: MAVKMRLRREGKRKQPFYRVIVADARSPRDGRFIEDIGYYHPLREPSEIQIRRERALYWLGEGVQPSDAVRQLLRVTGIWEEFRPGDVGRQRPSQQAAAAAAQTAASGSAPAAAETPNETAAEQPDETAAEQPDETAAGAGGVGSSAVGVAEADEDTEATTS; encoded by the coding sequence ATGGCTGTGAAGATGCGCCTGCGGCGCGAAGGCAAGCGGAAGCAGCCCTTCTACAGGGTGATCGTGGCGGACGCGCGTTCGCCCCGCGACGGGCGGTTCATCGAGGACATCGGGTACTACCATCCGCTGCGTGAGCCGTCGGAGATCCAGATCAGGCGCGAGCGGGCGCTCTACTGGCTGGGCGAGGGCGTGCAGCCGTCGGACGCGGTCCGCCAGCTGCTGCGGGTGACCGGCATCTGGGAGGAGTTCCGACCGGGCGACGTAGGGCGTCAGCGTCCGTCCCAGCAGGCGGCCGCGGCTGCCGCGCAGACCGCTGCGTCGGGATCCGCACCAGCGGCTGCCGAGACCCCCAACGAGACCGCCGCCGAGCAGCCCGACGAGACCGCCGCCGAGCAGCCCGACGAGACCGCTGCCGGCGCCGGTGGCGTGGGATCCTCCGCCGTCGGCGTGGCGGAGGCCGACGAGGACACCGAGGCCACCACGTCATGA
- a CDS encoding KH domain-containing protein encodes MMTEEVLAFIARKLVDHPNDVTVTPVDGDRVDVVLELRVHPEDMGKVIGKRGRTAKAIRTVVKAAATREGTSATVEIVD; translated from the coding sequence ATGATGACCGAGGAGGTCCTCGCCTTCATCGCCCGCAAGCTGGTCGACCACCCGAACGACGTCACGGTCACGCCGGTCGACGGCGACCGGGTCGACGTCGTCCTCGAGTTGCGGGTGCACCCCGAGGACATGGGCAAGGTCATCGGCAAGCGCGGCCGCACGGCCAAGGCGATCCGCACCGTCGTGAAGGCGGCCGCCACGCGGGAGGGCACCAGCGCGACGGTCGAGATCGTCGACTGA
- the rimM gene encoding ribosome maturation factor RimM (Essential for efficient processing of 16S rRNA) has translation MPTRVVLGTLGKPFGLAGDAYLWVDPDLRDALSVGLRCTAGQRTLEITAVRWHRGRALVRFAGVDDRDAVAELRNTVLEVDRDDVSTDDMMWADDVLGREIVDAAGTLVGVVDGVLDGAAHDFLSVARPDGGELLIPVVDELVDLDDPVVVHGPPGLLDPADTID, from the coding sequence GTGCCGACCCGCGTGGTGCTCGGCACGCTCGGCAAGCCCTTCGGGCTCGCCGGTGACGCGTACCTGTGGGTAGACCCCGATCTGCGCGACGCCCTGAGCGTCGGCCTGCGCTGCACCGCGGGTCAGCGGACGCTCGAGATCACCGCCGTGCGCTGGCACAGAGGCCGCGCCCTCGTCCGCTTCGCCGGCGTCGACGATCGCGACGCGGTCGCCGAGCTGCGCAACACTGTGCTCGAGGTCGACCGCGACGACGTCTCTACCGACGACATGATGTGGGCCGACGACGTGCTCGGGCGTGAGATCGTCGACGCCGCCGGCACGCTGGTCGGCGTGGTCGACGGCGTCCTCGACGGTGCGGCCCACGACTTCCTGAGCGTCGCCCGGCCCGACGGTGGCGAGCTGCTGATCCCGGTGGTCGATGAGCTCGTCGATCTCGACGACCCGGTCGTGGTCCACGGGCCCCCGGGTCTGCTCGACCCGGCTGACACGATCGACTGA